The Lacipirellula parvula genome window below encodes:
- a CDS encoding ASCH domain-containing protein, producing MLWLSIHPKYVDAILAGEKSIELRRRKPRISEGPALIYATSPRMELVASAWISSVTHTSLDSLWKIAKESAAVSRSDFRDYFDGLSKGTGLHLDRIQPFAKPIGLPRLREIWQGFQPPQGFRYIDGVQVASLSRLTNLSGSSPLAAA from the coding sequence ATGCTTTGGCTTTCGATACACCCGAAGTACGTTGACGCCATCCTTGCTGGCGAGAAGTCAATCGAACTCAGGCGGCGAAAACCACGGATCAGCGAAGGGCCGGCGCTCATTTACGCCACGTCACCACGCATGGAACTTGTCGCTTCCGCGTGGATCAGTTCAGTAACTCATACGTCGCTTGATTCGCTATGGAAAATAGCGAAAGAGTCTGCCGCTGTTTCGCGGTCAGATTTTCGCGACTACTTTGATGGGCTGAGCAAGGGAACTGGATTGCATCTTGATCGAATTCAGCCCTTCGCAAAGCCCATCGGGCTGCCACGTCTCAGAGAGATATGGCAAGGCTTCCAGCCCCCGCAGGGATTCCGTTACATCGATGGCGTTCAAGTCGCCAGCTTGTCACGTCTCACCAATCTTAGTGGCTCTTCGCCTCTCGCCGCCGCCTAG
- a CDS encoding GNAT family N-acetyltransferase has product MSTVKVEQIDASSPRLTEVKSLWRQHSDTLGFFPDDAFHDYAHSRRILVAIVRGKFAGYLLYRLNHSKAVIVHLCVDANARQQGVTHALLDQLRSLAKDRRGILLKCRQDFDVSATWPRLGFARIRESAGRASKGSTLIHWWLDFGTPDLFDQPSDSDSLDAAIDANIFLDLMEDRNDETSGLMADWLHETVALCYTAELLNDLGRSNDEATRLQRRAEASQFKLLRCTPEDYHQAEAVLKPLFPKLPTPQDESDFRHLVRASASGANVFVTRDQPLLDQSQAVFDACGLSIVRPSELIGRVDTLLQEKQYQRRYVAGTKQISQTRISQLEQGLVQSISRGQESQRNLTSRLNCYLANPKLYECHSLANAQGETLAFYVLEKRSNQLAIPLLRVRQNRQAGTLLRYLLTGIVRRAILENASSVFLPESEVADGVEAACASIGFLPVDQGHAKIVLSGLLSAAQASELIPLTGASIDQLREALGQAATCPSTASIAEHLIWPAKIVDSALPCFIVPIRPSFAEHLFDEGLASDGLFGADVDLALNPESAYYRAARPGIITCPSRVLWYVSSSQTYTGSMSIRACSRVVELAKGTPKHLFQRFRRLGVYDWQDVLKTASGDLNKEIMAFRFDDSEPVGPIPLSKFQPVLRAHGVRTQLQSPVKIRGEAFAEIYALAFDTPEVR; this is encoded by the coding sequence ATGAGTACAGTTAAAGTTGAGCAAATTGACGCTTCCTCCCCGCGATTGACAGAGGTCAAATCGCTATGGCGTCAGCATAGCGATACTCTGGGATTCTTTCCCGATGATGCCTTCCACGATTACGCGCACTCTCGCCGAATTTTGGTTGCAATAGTTAGGGGAAAGTTTGCTGGCTATCTCTTGTATCGCCTCAATCATAGCAAAGCGGTAATCGTCCACCTTTGCGTTGATGCGAATGCTCGCCAACAAGGCGTGACCCATGCTCTGTTAGACCAGCTGCGAAGTCTTGCAAAGGATCGAAGGGGAATTCTGCTGAAATGCCGACAAGACTTCGATGTTAGCGCAACTTGGCCACGGCTGGGATTTGCCCGTATCCGCGAAAGTGCCGGACGTGCATCCAAGGGTAGTACGCTGATTCATTGGTGGTTGGACTTTGGCACGCCAGACTTGTTCGACCAGCCATCGGATTCAGACTCGCTTGATGCCGCCATTGACGCAAACATCTTCCTTGACCTCATGGAAGATCGAAACGACGAAACAAGCGGCCTCATGGCGGATTGGCTCCACGAAACCGTTGCCCTTTGCTACACCGCCGAACTGCTGAACGATTTAGGCCGCAGCAATGATGAGGCTACACGGCTACAACGCCGCGCGGAAGCAAGTCAATTCAAGCTACTCCGGTGTACGCCGGAAGATTACCACCAAGCGGAAGCGGTCCTGAAGCCGCTGTTTCCAAAGCTCCCAACGCCGCAAGATGAATCTGACTTTCGCCACTTAGTCAGAGCATCGGCAAGCGGCGCGAACGTGTTTGTAACTCGCGACCAGCCGTTACTAGATCAATCGCAGGCTGTATTTGATGCGTGCGGGCTTTCGATTGTTCGACCGTCAGAACTGATTGGGCGAGTGGACACGCTCTTGCAAGAGAAGCAATACCAGCGACGATATGTCGCTGGCACAAAGCAAATATCACAGACGCGCATAAGCCAACTTGAACAAGGACTGGTTCAATCAATCAGCCGTGGCCAAGAGTCGCAACGGAATTTGACCTCAAGGCTGAATTGTTATCTTGCGAACCCTAAGCTGTACGAATGCCACAGCCTAGCAAACGCTCAGGGCGAAACTCTTGCGTTCTATGTACTTGAGAAGCGAAGCAATCAGCTTGCGATACCGCTGCTGAGAGTACGGCAAAACAGGCAGGCCGGTACGCTTTTGCGCTATTTACTGACCGGAATTGTTCGTCGGGCTATTTTAGAGAACGCTAGCTCCGTATTCTTGCCTGAATCGGAAGTAGCTGACGGAGTTGAAGCGGCTTGCGCGTCAATTGGGTTCCTACCAGTCGATCAAGGGCACGCAAAGATTGTCCTGTCCGGCTTACTGAGCGCGGCGCAGGCGTCGGAGCTTATTCCATTGACTGGCGCAAGCATCGACCAATTGCGGGAAGCCTTAGGGCAGGCCGCGACGTGCCCTAGTACAGCGTCTATTGCTGAACACCTGATATGGCCTGCCAAGATCGTTGATTCAGCCTTACCTTGTTTCATCGTGCCTATTCGCCCTAGCTTCGCTGAACACTTGTTCGATGAGGGCTTAGCTAGCGATGGATTGTTTGGCGCAGACGTTGACCTCGCTCTGAATCCCGAGTCCGCCTACTATCGTGCCGCGAGGCCAGGAATTATCACTTGCCCCAGTCGCGTTCTCTGGTACGTTAGCAGTAGTCAAACGTACACTGGTTCTATGTCGATCAGAGCTTGCTCGCGGGTCGTGGAATTGGCTAAGGGTACACCGAAGCACTTATTCCAACGATTTCGACGACTTGGCGTGTACGACTGGCAGGACGTATTAAAAACGGCATCGGGGGATTTGAACAAGGAAATCATGGCGTTTCGCTTCGATGATTCGGAGCCAGTAGGACCAATCCCCTTGAGTAAGTTTCAGCCCGTGCTGAGGGCTCACGGCGTGAGAACTCAACTTCAGAGTCCCGTCAAAATTCGGGGCGAAGCATTCGCAGAAATATATGCTTTGGCTTTCGATACACCCGAAGTACGTTGA
- a CDS encoding S1/P1 nuclease, producing the protein MIRALILLLLFVSPAHAWNALGHKVIADIAWQQLSEDQRSEIVRTLRRHPRFDEDFAKQGDIGDDRWIFQQAAVWPDIARGKAGFDMPTWHYVNIAIGRERGFNFVPKPVGKAEEWNIIQAIAYCRKVIASDAPPSQKALAYSWLFHLVGDLHQPMHSTALFSERFPDGDRGGNSIPLVQGDNLHSLWDNLLGRQHRANDVKREIAELKARLELWKVEPGDVGLWLQESHKLAKEFAYCPEILEATRQPGELPKIRLPASYLKASGEHARHRVVAAGLRLGVLLGGSAEPVEAEAKPVPEFDFAAAAKPTPRPMSLTPARSELTHWLNTNGNVRHNSGCRWYHNTKNGRACAASDGKACGQCGG; encoded by the coding sequence ATGATTCGCGCGCTCATCCTATTGTTGCTGTTCGTCTCGCCAGCCCATGCGTGGAACGCGCTTGGACACAAGGTGATTGCCGATATTGCTTGGCAGCAGCTAAGTGAGGACCAGAGAAGCGAGATAGTCAGAACGCTTCGGCGTCATCCACGCTTTGATGAGGACTTCGCGAAGCAAGGTGACATTGGCGATGATCGCTGGATATTTCAGCAAGCCGCCGTCTGGCCAGATATCGCTCGCGGCAAAGCCGGCTTCGATATGCCGACCTGGCACTACGTCAATATCGCCATTGGACGTGAGAGAGGCTTTAATTTCGTTCCGAAGCCTGTCGGCAAAGCCGAAGAGTGGAACATCATTCAAGCCATCGCGTACTGCCGCAAGGTAATCGCGAGCGATGCCCCGCCAAGTCAAAAGGCGCTTGCGTATAGTTGGCTGTTTCACTTGGTTGGCGACTTGCATCAGCCAATGCACTCAACTGCGCTCTTCTCGGAGCGGTTTCCCGATGGCGACCGTGGCGGCAACTCGATACCGCTAGTACAGGGCGACAACTTGCATTCGCTCTGGGATAACTTGCTAGGGCGACAGCATCGCGCCAACGACGTAAAGCGTGAGATTGCCGAACTCAAGGCGCGCCTTGAGTTATGGAAGGTTGAGCCGGGCGACGTTGGATTATGGCTACAGGAAAGCCACAAGCTCGCGAAAGAATTCGCTTACTGTCCTGAGATACTTGAAGCAACTCGACAGCCGGGCGAGTTGCCCAAGATTCGACTGCCGGCGTCTTATCTTAAGGCAAGCGGCGAGCATGCGCGCCACCGCGTGGTTGCGGCAGGACTACGGCTCGGTGTGTTACTTGGAGGGAGCGCGGAGCCTGTTGAGGCTGAAGCGAAGCCAGTTCCCGAATTTGACTTTGCGGCGGCAGCAAAGCCGACGCCACGGCCAATGTCATTGACGCCAGCCCGGTCCGAGTTAACGCACTGGCTAAACACTAACGGCAATGTCCGGCACAATTCTGGCTGCCGATGGTATCACAACACCAAGAACGGGCGCGCGTGTGCGGCCAGCGACGGGAAAGCATGTGGCCAGTGCGGCGGCTAA
- a CDS encoding AAA family ATPase, translating to MPLDTEIVKAEIARFYLESRDFNGIPFGELLRRTDSSAEQLTGVLQELIRNEIVGLLGLEGGNSHIVLLGFSDVDTQIGSLACADANHTCLYLRRPYLNEYVPPDLYATLPYKRAMALGEPQLSFRSFDLHVLEDYRNDPRYRYRNFDLSGDICIRDEFFECEQVAEADKILLSTFGFSFDQDMNRAVAVFLRYLADLSAEHQRMWHARELNGEYALHPDYFESKIMGSWDTGVSACDAILAEMRLINKMAAAMGREPLFTESFGEYGERKPAEFAFLLRPTNHEYQSFILVLDRMLSDNLNRRFFANDVPYEREIVQADGRIRVEQKGTLAILDEWLRAHFEVENWNPWDTAIATLREVRRLRQGPAHRLDDNHFDTSIFTQQQALLERVYSAVRALRILLSHDEMVLSADIAIDRFLVTGDKIRFQ from the coding sequence ATGCCGCTCGATACAGAAATAGTGAAAGCCGAAATTGCGAGATTCTACCTGGAATCAAGGGACTTCAACGGTATCCCGTTCGGTGAACTGTTGCGGCGTACAGACTCCAGTGCCGAACAACTTACTGGAGTGTTACAGGAACTTATCCGGAATGAAATCGTCGGACTTCTCGGGCTGGAGGGCGGTAATTCGCACATCGTACTGTTAGGCTTTTCTGACGTTGATACTCAGATAGGCTCATTGGCGTGTGCAGATGCGAATCATACTTGTCTCTATCTTCGGCGACCCTATTTGAATGAATACGTGCCGCCTGATCTATATGCAACCTTGCCATACAAAAGGGCAATGGCGTTGGGTGAGCCCCAGCTTTCGTTCCGGTCGTTTGATTTGCACGTACTTGAAGACTATAGAAACGATCCGCGATACAGGTATCGAAACTTTGACTTATCGGGCGACATTTGCATACGCGATGAGTTCTTCGAGTGTGAGCAAGTAGCAGAAGCAGACAAAATACTCTTGAGTACGTTCGGTTTTTCGTTTGATCAAGACATGAATCGGGCCGTAGCTGTGTTTCTCCGCTATCTTGCAGATTTAAGTGCTGAGCACCAACGGATGTGGCACGCGCGGGAGCTTAACGGGGAATATGCGTTGCATCCTGACTACTTCGAATCGAAGATAATGGGTTCTTGGGACACTGGGGTGTCTGCGTGTGACGCGATTCTGGCAGAAATGCGGTTAATAAACAAAATGGCAGCTGCTATGGGACGTGAGCCACTCTTCACTGAATCATTCGGTGAATACGGTGAGCGAAAGCCAGCAGAGTTTGCGTTCTTGCTACGGCCGACAAATCACGAATACCAATCGTTTATACTCGTTCTCGACCGAATGCTTTCCGACAACTTGAATCGTCGATTTTTCGCAAATGATGTTCCCTATGAAAGGGAAATCGTTCAGGCAGATGGCCGAATACGAGTTGAGCAGAAAGGAACGCTAGCGATTCTTGACGAATGGTTGCGCGCGCACTTTGAAGTCGAGAATTGGAATCCGTGGGATACTGCAATCGCCACGTTGCGTGAAGTACGAAGGCTACGCCAAGGCCCAGCACATCGCCTAGACGACAATCACTTCGATACTTCAATTTTCACGCAACAGCAAGCATTGCTTGAGCGAGTGTACTCCGCTGTAAGAGCGCTCAGAATACTCTTATCGCACGATGAGATGGTACTGTCGGCTGATATCGCCATCGATAGATTCTTGGTTACTGGCGACAAAATCAGATTCCAGTGA
- a CDS encoding recombinase family protein: MTALFADLIARKVGLYSLKDALDLETPAGRLMANVLASVAAYETEVRSERQRAGIAAAREKGKSWGGSQPGRRLTVTEDQVKTVRRLHREATPIARIARSVGLSRPTIYRLLAT, translated from the coding sequence TTGACCGCGCTATTTGCCGACCTCATTGCCCGCAAGGTGGGACTCTACAGCCTGAAGGATGCGCTTGACCTGGAGACGCCCGCAGGTCGCCTGATGGCCAACGTCCTTGCCTCGGTCGCCGCTTACGAGACAGAGGTACGTAGTGAGCGGCAGAGGGCCGGCATTGCTGCTGCCAGGGAAAAGGGCAAGAGCTGGGGAGGCAGCCAGCCAGGGCGACGGCTGACCGTGACCGAAGATCAAGTGAAGACAGTGCGGCGGCTACACCGTGAGGCCACGCCAATCGCTCGCATCGCTCGCAGCGTGGGCCTATCCAGGCCCACTATCTACAGACTATTAGCGACGTGA
- a CDS encoding ATP-binding protein translates to MRLTLENVYQRGNLLVRVSRATPPPPKIERDADAPRIEVLSSAALREVLAKAAYFERLDMRANEWKRCHVPPWVVSAIDSRNQWPVPTLEAVSEVPMLRADGTVIDRPGFDIESGVYFAPTTDFPVVCNVKEARDSLLDLVTDFPFAGDANRSAWFASTLTPLARLALKGCAPLNLFDANAPGSGKTLLAKATSIIATGRSMAVTTAPENDGEWRKRVTAIALEGEPCVLLDNIHGELRSAAFDAALTATEWSDRILGVSKTVKLPLRVTFFATGNNVILGRDTRRRTNYCRLESREENPEHRTGFKHTDLLTFVHASRGYLTACALAILRGYCEAGRPKQCAPLGSFESWSELVRSATIWCGLPDPIATQSDLQAADSDTTLLQALLAGWRELGDGTGFTAAEAIEAVEYHPDKFHTLRAALADIDGRGGKRQALGQALYKYRGRVCGGLCFTRAERGKVSVWQVEAA, encoded by the coding sequence ATGCGGCTAACCTTAGAGAACGTCTATCAGCGCGGCAATTTGCTTGTGCGCGTGTCCCGCGCCACTCCGCCGCCGCCGAAGATCGAACGTGACGCCGATGCGCCTCGTATCGAGGTACTCTCATCGGCAGCCCTTCGCGAGGTTCTTGCAAAGGCTGCATACTTTGAGCGGCTCGACATGCGAGCGAATGAGTGGAAGCGCTGCCACGTCCCACCTTGGGTGGTGAGCGCCATCGACTCGCGCAATCAATGGCCAGTCCCGACGCTGGAGGCTGTCAGCGAAGTTCCCATGTTGCGTGCTGACGGTACCGTAATCGATCGTCCCGGCTTCGATATCGAAAGTGGCGTGTACTTCGCTCCTACCACTGACTTCCCTGTTGTTTGCAATGTAAAGGAAGCGCGAGATTCCCTGCTTGATCTAGTCACCGATTTCCCATTTGCGGGTGATGCCAATCGGTCCGCATGGTTCGCGAGTACGCTCACTCCATTGGCGCGACTTGCGCTCAAAGGCTGTGCGCCTTTGAATTTATTCGATGCGAATGCGCCTGGGTCGGGCAAAACACTGCTAGCAAAAGCGACTTCCATCATCGCGACTGGTCGGTCGATGGCGGTTACGACGGCCCCCGAGAATGATGGCGAATGGCGCAAGCGAGTTACGGCGATTGCCCTGGAGGGCGAGCCATGCGTGTTGCTCGACAATATTCACGGCGAACTTCGGTCGGCCGCATTTGATGCTGCACTTACAGCGACAGAATGGAGCGATCGCATTTTGGGCGTCTCCAAGACGGTAAAGCTCCCGTTGAGGGTGACATTCTTCGCAACAGGCAACAACGTGATTCTGGGCCGCGACACTCGCCGCCGCACCAACTATTGTCGGCTGGAGTCGCGAGAGGAAAACCCCGAGCATCGCACAGGATTTAAGCACACGGATTTGCTTACATTCGTTCACGCCAGTCGCGGCTACCTCACCGCGTGTGCGCTCGCCATCCTGAGAGGCTATTGCGAGGCGGGTCGGCCAAAGCAATGCGCGCCGCTGGGTAGCTTTGAGAGCTGGTCAGAGTTGGTGCGCTCCGCGACTATATGGTGCGGCCTGCCCGATCCAATCGCAACTCAGTCGGACTTGCAGGCCGCGGACTCTGACACAACTTTACTGCAAGCCTTGCTCGCCGGATGGCGGGAACTCGGCGACGGCACTGGCTTCACGGCTGCCGAAGCAATTGAGGCGGTCGAGTACCATCCTGACAAATTTCATACGTTGCGAGCCGCTCTGGCGGACATCGACGGCCGCGGCGGCAAGCGACAAGCGTTGGGACAAGCTTTGTACAAATATCGTGGACGGGTTTGCGGCGGATTGTGCTTCACGCGCGCCGAGCGAGGCAAGGTAAGCGTATGGCAAGTGGAGGCGGCATGA